From the Ascaphus truei isolate aAscTru1 unplaced genomic scaffold, aAscTru1.hap1 HAP1_SCAFFOLD_974, whole genome shotgun sequence genome, one window contains:
- the LOC142486756 gene encoding zinc finger protein 862-like, with amino-acid sequence MSIKEKPVETSLDMCSGEENKEKTPTVNHTENSDNPPQDNPPQDNPPQDNPPQDNPPQHNPPQHNPPQHNPPQHNPPQHNPPQHNPPQHNPPQHNNPQHNPPQDNPPQDNPPQNERPMAIKLVHKRRNFQVSWLKEFNWLTYDSDSAVASCQICSEFCRSDDCVQNKPIRQHFKSPFKIETFKVHGKSVQHGKCAESLRVQLNPETPQEEPWKKKMEKEMFQQMCVVFNTAYYIAKNNKPFTDMKELLNYARKLGVGVPEQYGNDKRCAEFIKFIAEKIRNDVVAEIKSSPFFSILLDGSIDKSPTEQHIMYIKYCKQGDVKETFVSIVQLKNSTGQGYFDAVQEELVKCGLHWRDTEQLVGLRTDGAASMSGSVNGLTAKMKAEVKHLISVHCAAQKLQLCVLKSVKDAPYISKVDDVLIGLFRFYGNSPKRQNELQDVAQSLSANILKVQHIHEVRWVASKIGALKSVLADWKPCVVHMESIVESQNRVESNHCKGFLKMLKNVRFLLTLHFLLDFLLIFKKLSLIFQREKLLLSHVKLHVTNALHSLEELEHTVGEEEKSFLDSTSMSAKFQEVELSGLPQEKLEYQQDRIKLIKAGMKCLNDRFFDNHCEVSAACSIFDTVTWPSGRELKNYGDSEIKAVTRHFHALISKDSLETVTEAILNEWYEVKVLCKHLKLEDILKTESHRERFPFFVKLLSIIAVLPTSTTSCKKGFAAMNLIKSKSRSTLQTSTMDNLMTISINGPAIDLYEPECAINNWYFLNKTRHVKGHASSKNKNV; translated from the coding sequence ATGAGCATCAAGGAGAAACCCGTAGAAACGTCACTCGACATGTGTTCCGGAGAGGAAAACAAGGAGAAGACACCCACTGTAAACCATACAGAGAATTCAGATAACCCTCCTCAAGATAACCCTCCTCAAGATAACCCTCCTCAAGATAACCCTCCTCAAGATAATCCGCCTCAACATAATCCTCCTCAACATAATCCTCCTCAACATAACCCTCCTCAACATAACCCTCCTCAACATAACCCTCCTCAACATAACCCTCCTCAACATAACCCTCCTCAACATAACAATCCTCAACATAACCCTCCTCAAGATAACCCTCCTCAAGATAATCCGCCTCAAAATGAGCGTCCGATGGCGATAAAGTTAGTTCATAAAAGAAGAAATTTTCAAGTCAGCTGGCTCAAAGAATTTAATTGGTTAACATATGACAGTGATTCTGCCGTGGCATCGTGTCAAATCTGTTCCGAGTTCTGTCGTTCGGATGACTGCgttcaaaataaaccaattaGACAACATTTCAAATCACCGTTTAAAATTGAAACTTTCAAAGTGCATGGAAAGTCTGTCCAACATGGCAAGTGTGCAGAAAGTTTGAGAGTGCAACTGAATCCAGAAACGCCACAGGAGGAGCCATGGAAAAAGAAGATGGAAAAGGAAATGTTTCAGCAAATGTGTGTGGTCTTCAATACAGCTTATTATATTGCTAAAAACAATAAGCCGTTCACCGACATGAAAGAACTGTTGAATTACGCACGCAAGCTGGGCGTGGGCGTCCCCGAGCAATATGGCAACGACAAGCGGTGCGCCGAATTCATCAAATTCATCGCTGAAAAGATAAGAAATGACGTTGTTGCTGAGATTAAAAGTAGCCCGTTCTTCAGTATATTACTGGATGGCTCTATTGACAAATCTCCAACCGAGCAGCATATCATGTATATAAAGTATTGTAAGCAAGGTGACGTAAAGGAAACATTTGTAAGCATAGTTCAACTAAAGAATTCTACTGGACAAGGATATTTTGATGCAGTTCAAGAAGAGTTGGTTAAATGTGGTCTTCACTGGCGAGACACTGAGCAGTTGGTGGGATTACGTACCGATGGAGCTGCAAGCATGTCGGGCAGTGTGAATGGACTTACAGCAAAAATGAAAGCTGAAGTGAAACATTTGATTTCGGTGCACTGTGCAGCTCAGAAATTACAGTTGTGTGTGCTGAAATCTGTGAAAGATGCACCTTACATTTCCAAAGTAGACGATGTTCTGATTGGGCTTTTTAGATTTTATGGAAATTCTCCAAAAAGGCAAAATGAACTGCAAGATGTCGCTCAATCTTTGTCTGCAAACATTTTGAAAGTGCAACATATTCATGAAGTTCGATGGGTCGCCAGTAAAATCGGAGCTCTCAAATCCGTCCTCGCTGATTGGAAACCATGTGTCGTCCATATGGAATCGATTGTAGAATCACAAAATCGAGTTGAATCTAACCACTGCAAGGGATTTCTGAAGATGCTCAAAAATGTTAGGTTCTTACTCACTCTACATTTCTTGCTGGATTTCCTTCTGATTTTTAAAAAGTTGTCCCTAATTTTTCAGCGAGAAAAACTGCTACTGAGCCATGTAAAGTTGCACGTGACAAATGCATTGCATTCTTTGGAGGAATTGGAACATACGGTAGGAGAGGAAGAGAAATCATTTCTTGATAGCACATCTATGTCTGCAAAATTTCAAGAAGTTGAATTATCTGGACTACCCCAGGAAAAATTGGAGTATCAGCAGGACAGAATTAAATTAATTAAAGCGGGTATGAAATGTTTAAATGACAGATTTTTTGACAATCACTGCGAAGTATCGGCTGCCTGCTCCATATTCGATACTGTTACGTGGCCGTCTGGTAGAGAGTTAAAAAATTATGGTGACTCTGAGATTAAGGCGGTCACACGCCATTTTCACGCCTTGATATCGAAAGATTCGCTTGAGACGGTTACAGAAGCGATTCTGAATGAATGGTATGAAGTGAAGGTTTTATGTAAGCATTTGAAGCTggaggatattctgaaaaccgaATCGCACAGAGAGAGGTTTCCGTTTTTCGTTAAGTTGCTATCGATAATCGCTGTCCTTCCAACTTCGACAACATCATGCAAAAAGGGTTTTGCCGCCATGAACTTAATTAAATCCAAGAGCAGGAGCACGCTACAGACTTCTACCATGGATAATCTCATGACAATATCAATTAATGGACCGGCAATTGATTTGTACGAACCAGAATGTGCCATTAATAACtggtattttttaaataaaacacgtCATGTGAAAGGCCATGCAAgtagcaaaaataaaaatgtatga